Below is a window of Selenomonadales bacterium DNA.
CCCACAGGCCGGGTAGGAAAGCAGCAATGATGGTGCCTAGCAGCCTTACGCCACGCAGAAAAGTGGCCACCGCCGGGCGCTCATAGTAGTCCTCTGCCGACTGCAGCGCTTCCGGCGCAAATGACGGGATAATAAGTGCGCCCGGGTCGCCATCAACAATAACAATAACTCGCCCTTCCAGGAGGGCGGCCACGGCTCTAGGCGGACGCTCCGTATTGCGCAGAAGTGGCAAGATGGCTAGCGGCGTATCGCAGATAAGGTCGCCTAAGGAGCGCGCGTATAAGTGGTCGATATCTAGCCGCTCGATGCGTTGCAGAACTTCTTCCACAAGCTTGTCATTCACGATGCCGGCGACATAAAGCACTGCTACCCCTGTAGACGAAACTCGTCCCACGTTTAGGAGCTTGTGCTTCAAGTTAGGACTAGAGAGGCGCTTGCGGAGTAGTGCCAAGTTGGTGTCTAGCGATTCGGAAAAGCTGTCGTGCGGGCCGATTAAAACGTCTTCGGAGGCCGCGCGCTCGATGTTGCGCTCGGCAACTTTTGTTGCGTCAAGGATTAGACCCTCGCGGTAACCGTCGCACACCAGGACTGCCTGCCCGCCGGCAATAGCTTGTGCAAGCTCTAGCGCGGCTCGCGCCATATTGTACCCCGGAACCTCGACTACCGCTTGCGCAAGCACAGCCGGTTCGAGTGGGCATTCGTACCTTTGGATAGGGCGGATAACGCCTTGGCTAAGGAGCGTGACGTCCACCATGTTCGCAAAGTAGAAGAGCGCCGCGCGGTGATGCCCACGCGAGTAAAGTAGACGCCACTCTAAGTCGCCCTCCGTGCCGATGAGGCGCTTTAGCGTTTCACAGTCCTCGTCGAGGTTCCCCGTAAGCTCCCCCGGTATAGCCTTACGCGCGTGGCAAACCAAAGGGCGCGGCTTTCTAAGCAGATTCCGCGCTTTTCTGGCCAACGGCGGTCACCTCCCCTCCCCCTAGAGGTTAGTGTATCTTTTTGGTGGGAGGGTTATCCACGCGTCTAGTGCTCAGTGCCTAGTGCCCAGTGCTCAGCATAGACGGGGCGCTCCTGGCTGCTGACTCCCAGCACCGCCACGACACCATTCTACTAGGCACTGAGCACTAGGCACTGGGCACCTCCCCTCTACCAGGAGCTAGGAGCCAGGAGCCGACAACCCTCACGTCTCCATTCGTGAAATTCTTCTCATGTCATGTGCAATAAATAACTAAAGATGGAGCAGTAGCTTGTCGCGTCCTTGGCAAAGTCGTAATTTTAAGATTATACTTTATCGCGAATTTGTGATATTATTATCATTAGAGGAGGTGCGCCGGTGTCATATTTCCATTCCGTACGTCTTGACGCGGAGCGCTGCAAGGGCTGCACGAACTGCATTAAGCTCTGCCCTACCGAGGCGATTCGCGTGCGCGACGGCAAGGCCGTCATTATGGAAGAGCGCTGCATCGACTGCGGCGAGTGCATCCGCGTGTGCCCAAACAACGCCAAGAGCGCCTACAGCGACGGGCTGCAAAAACTGCAGCACTTCGCTTACCGCATCGCTTTGCCTGCACCCTCCCTCTACGGGCAGTTTAGGCAGGATATCACCGCTAGGCAACTGCAGAGCGCGCTTCGTTTAATAGGCTTTGACGATGTTTTTGAGGTTGGCCAAGCGGCAGATTATATCACCTGTGCCCTGCGCAGTTTCCTGCGCGACAACCCGGAACGGACTTGGATTTCGTCAAGCTGCCCCGCTATCGTGCGCCTAATTCAAGTGAAGTTCCCCGAGCTCTTGCCCCAACTTATGCCGCTCGACACGCCCATGGAGCTAGCCGCACAGCTTGCCAAGCAGCGCGCTTACGCTAAGTGGGGCCCGCGCGCGCAAGTGGGGGCGTTTTTTATCACACCCTGCCCGGCCAAGACGACTGCGGTGCATCAGCCCGAAGGCAACCCGTCTCATGTAGACGGCACCATCTCCATTAGCGAAGCGTATGGTGCTTTGCTTAAGGTGCTGCCTGCCGCGGACGACACATTGCCTGCCCACATGGGGCGCTTCGGAGCGGGCTGGGCACTGCCGGGTGGCGAGACTATTGCCCTGGGTAAGACTCGTTCCCTGGCCGCAAACGGCGTGCGCGATGTGTCGCACCTGTTTGAGGAGCTTGAACTTGGGCACGTTGACGGCATTGACTTTATCGAAGCGCAAGCCTGCCCGGGCGGGTGCCTTGGCGGGCCCTTGACGGTAGCCAATTACTTTGTGTCTAGGGTGCGCTTAGAGCGACTGCTGCCCCACCTCCCCTTGGTCGCCACCGAGGATTGTGCGCACATCACACCGCTTATCTCATTCACGCAGCCGCTGCGCCCCCGCCCTATTTTGCCGCTTGACAGCGACGTTTCTGCCGCTATTCGCCTGTTAGAACACCTAGAAGAACTTCTGCAGGGGCTACCACAGCTAGACTGCGGAGCCTGCGGTGCGCCAAGTTGCCGCGCACTCGCCGAGGACATAGTACGTGGGCTTGCCACCGAGACTGACTGCGTCATTAAGCTGCGGGATAAAGTTAAGCGACTGGCCTTAGAAATGGTGGACTTGGCCACCAAACTACCGCCCGCCATGGGCAGAGAGGGATAGTATATGCCAGACCATTATCGACGCCCTAGACCTCAAGGTGCTCACTCCCCTAAAGTCGCCCCCCGTCACAGTAGAGTACGCCTGTGCGTCCGACTTGTTAAGCAACGTGATGGCCACGTGCCCGGGCCACTGTCTGTGGATTACAGTGCAGTGCCACATCAATGTCGTAGGCGTCGCCTCGTTGCTTGACGTGCAGGCAGTGGTGCTAGTAGGTGGAGCCGCGCCCGAGCAAGCCGTGCTGAAGAAGGCGCGCGAAGTGGGGGTGACTTTGCTTGCCACCCACGACTCCGCGTTTAACCTCTGCGGCAAGCTCTACAACCTAGGCGTCCGCGGCGTAAAAAGACACGAACTGACCTTAAAATCCGGAGGTGTGCTATGAAATCGCTACAAGAACTAAAGGCCATGCGCGAGCGCATGGGCGAAGGTAAGCAGGTTACCAGAAGTACCGGCACGACCAAGATTACCGTGGCCATGGGCACATGCGGCATAGCCGCCGGTGCGCGCAGTGTCCTTTTGGCCATTATGAGCGAGCTCGCACAGACAGGCCATAGCGACACGACTGTCGCGCAAACGGGGTGTCTTGGCATGTGCGAGCGGGAACCTTTAGTCGAGGTTGTCCACGACGGACAGACCACGCTATATGCCTATGTTAACGCCGAACGTGCGCGCCAAATCGTGCGCGACCTAGGCCTGCCGAATGCTTAGGGAAAAGAGGAAGAGCCGATGACAGAACAACAAACTAGCACCAGCCGCAGACAGTCAATCCTGCCCTATGTAAACGAGCCGGGGGGACTGCTAAAGGCGTTGCACGTGCTACAGAACGCCTCACCCGACCACTTCTTGGCACCAAGCGACCTTAAACTCGTGGCCGAGGTGTTTGGCGTGCCCGAGGCCAAAGTTTGGGGTACCGCTACGTTCTATTCGCTCTATGCAACGACGCCGCGCGGACGCCACATTATCCGCGTCTGCGAGAGCGCGCCCTGCTATGTGGTAGGTGCCATGGACATTTTAAAGGCCCTAGAAGAATCACTAGGCGTCAAGCCGGGAGAGACCACCGGGGACGGACGCTTCACGCTCGAAGTCGCCAGTTGCCTCGGAGTGTGTGGCGTAGCACCGGCGCTCATGATTGACATGGACGTGCACGGCAACCTTAGCCGGGACAAACTAAGCGCCATTTTGGCTGAATACGTCTAGGAGGGTGTGCTGTGAAATACTATCGGGCTCATGTACTCGTTTGTAGCGGCTCTAACTGCGCCATTAAGGGATGCAGAAGCATCAAACAGACATGCGAGCAGGAGATAGCCCGCCATGGCCTACAGGGCGAGGTTAAGGTCGTAGACACCGGGTGTCTTGGTCTGTGCGAACAAGGCCCCGCGCTAGTGGTGTACCCTGAGGGCGTCATGTACGGGAGATTGACGACCAACGACGTGGCGGAGATTGTCGCCGAGCACCTGTTGAAAGGCCGCTTGGTGCACCGCCTAATGCAGCAGCCGACAGGCCCTACCGGCGAAGTATCGCCGCTAGCGATGACCCCCTTCTTCCAGAAACAGAAGCGTGTCGTGCTTAAGAACTGCGGCATGATTGACCCCGAAAGTATCGAGGACTATGTGCGGGCAGGCGGTTACACTGCTCTGGCTACGGCACTTGATACAATGACGCCGGAACGCGTTATTGACGAGATAAAGCAGTCTGGCCTCAGGGGGCGAGGCGGCGCGGGGTTTCTGACGGGCAGAAAATGGGAGTTTACGCGCGCCGCGGCCGGCCAGCAGAAGTATCTTATCTGCAATGCCGATGAAGGCGAACCGGGCACTTTTAAAGACCGCCTGATTCTCGAAGGCGACCCGCACTTAATCATAGAAGGGATGGCCATAGCCGGCTACGCTATTGGCGCGACGCGCGGCATAATCTACATTCGCGGCGAGTATGAGCTGTCTATCCAACGCATGGAGCAGGCGATTCGCCAAGCGCGTGAAAACGGTCTCCTGGGAAGTGCAATCTTAGGCTCCGTATGCTCGTTTGACCTAGAGGTGTGTGCGGGTGCCGGCGCGTATGTGTGCGGGGAAGAAACCGCGCTTATTGAATCGTTAGAGGGAAATCGCGGGGAACCTCGTTTTAAGCCGCCCTACCCGGCACAAAAGGGCCTGTGGGGGCTGCCGACCTCGGTCAACAACGTAGAGACTTTGGCCAACGTTCCTTCCATTATTGAGAATGGGGCTGCTTGGTACCGTTCCTTGGGCACCCCTAGTTCACCCGGCACAAAGGTTTTCACGTTGACCGGCAACATCGTCAACAGCGGTCTCATTGAAGTGCCGATGGGCATTACGTTGCGCGAGGTTATTTACGAGATTGGGGGCGGAATTCCTGGCGGCAGGAAGTTCAAAATGGCGCAGACCGGTGGGACTTCAGGCGGATGCTTGGCTCCGGCGCACCTCGATATCCCTATGGACTATGACTCTCTGCAAAGCCACGGCTCAAGCCTAGGCAGCGGCGCGCTCCTGATTATGGACGACTCCCACTGCATCGTCGACCTCACGCGCTGCTTCCTTAAGTTCTTTGTGCATGAATCCTGCGGGCAGTGTACGCCTTGCCGCGAAGGGACGCCTGCCCTGTATCACCTGCTGACAAAGGTCAGCGCGGGTGAAGCAAGCCGAGCGGACATGGAGCTAATCCATAGGCTGTCCCGCACTTTGCAGAGCAGCAGCCTGTGTGCGCTAGGACAGACCGCGCCGGTGCCTGTGTTATCCGCGCTACAGCACTTTTCCTCGGAGATAGAGGCCCACCTTGCGGGGTGTTGCCCCGCCGACAAATGCGTGATCGGAAAGGCGGTGGATAGAAGTGCTGACTAATGTAACGATTAACGGCAGGGCTATTGCGGTACAGGCAGGTTCGACTATTCTTGAGGCTTGCCGGCAAGCGGACATCAAGATTCCTACTCTCTGTCATCACCCGGATCAAGCGGTAAAGGCAGCCTGCCGCATATGTGTGGTGGAAGTGGTTGGGAACAGGCTTCTGCAGCCTGCCTGCTCTTACCCCGTCAGCGAAGGGATGGCCGTCAACACCGCGACTCCGGCTGTACGCGAGGCGCGCCGCACCATCCTCGAACTAATGTTGTCCAATCACCCCGCAGACTGCCTGCAGTGCCCGCGCAGCTTCACATGTGAGCTGCAGCAGTTAGCTAACGAGCTCAATGTGCGCGAAACGCCTTTCCCAAGCCTCTTGCGCCAACAGAAAACAGACCAGAGCAGTGTGTCGCTTAGGCGCACGCCAGATAAGTGCGTCAACTGCAGGCGTTGTGTTCACGCCTGCCTTTCGACCCAAGGCATCGGGCTTCTTTATACGGCAGGCAGGGGTCGCTCCACAGTGGTACAGACGACGGGCAGCGCTCCGCTCAGCGATATCCCCTGTGTGTTGTGCGGACAGTGCCTGCAAGCGTGTCCTGTAGCGGCCATTACGGAGGTAGACGAGACAGAAAGGGTTTGGGAGGCCCTTGCCGACCCTGCCAAACACGTGGTTGTCCAGGTGGCTCCCGCTATTCGCGTAGCTTTGGGCGAGGAGTTTGGCGGTGAAGCGGGCAGCGTTGTCACAGGAAAGCTTGTGGGCGCACTGCGCCGCTTAGGTTTTGACCGCGTGTTTGACACCGACTTTACCGCCGACCTGACCATCATCGAAGAAGGTCATGAGTTCCTGCATCGCCTCTCGCACGGCGGAACTCTCCCCATGATTACGTCTTGTAGCCCCGGCTGGATTAAGTTTGCGGAGCATAATTACCCAGAACACCTCGCGCATCTCTCTAGCTGTAAATCGCCGCAACAAATGTTTGGCGCGCTCGCTAAGACCTATTACGCCGAGAAGGCCGATATCCGACCGGAAGACGTGTTTGTAGTTTCCATCATGCCCTGCACCGCCAAAAAGTACGAAGCTGCCCGTCCCGAGATGACGAGCAGCGGCTACCGCGACGTAGACGTAGTACTGACCACGCGCGAGCTAGCGCGCATGCTAAAGCAAGCCGGCATAGACTGGGCAGGGGTTCCCGCCGGAGAGTTTGACGCGCCGCTTGGCATTTCCACCGGGGCGGCGGTAATCTTTGGTGCGACGGGCGGCGTGATGGAGGCTGCCCTTCGTACCGTCTACGAAGTTGTGACCGGCCAAGAGCTCGGCAACCTGGATTTCACCGAGGTCAGGGGCATGGTGGGCGTAAAAGAAGCCGCCGTACCTGTCGGCGACCTGGTAGTAAAGGTTGGGGTGGCGCATGGCTTAGCCAATGCACGGCAGCTGATGGAACAGGTGGCGAACGGCACGTCCCCGTATCACTTTATTGAAGTCATGTGCTGCCCGGGCGGCTGCATTGGCGGCGGCGGACAGCCAATACCTACGACTAATGCCGTGCGCGAGCGCCGCATACGCGCGATTTACAGCGTAGACGAAGCGATGACCCTACGGAAGTCGCACCAAAATCCTGCCGTGGCCAAGCTCTATGAGGAATATCTCAAGCGCCCGCTCGGCCACAAGTCGCATACGCTGTTGCATACGGAATATGTGGAAAGACGGTAGGCTGCACTTAGCACTTAGCACTTAGCACTTCGTGAAGGCCACCCCCGTCCCCTGCAAAGTGCGAAGTGCGAAGTTCGAAGTGCGCTCTCCTCTACTAGCAGCTATCAGCTCTCCGCTCTCCTATACGTCAACCTCGACACGTACGAATGATGCACGCACAAAAGTTCTGCCACCTCGGTTACAGGGTAATGGTGTTCCGTCACAGCCGTAGTGATGAGCATGCGTCTCGCCGCTACGGCTTGCGCACTTCTCCCCTTGCTCTGCATGACGCGCAGGCTCACCCCGGTTCTTTGGCTGATTGCTGCCGCGATTTCCGCTAGCGTAGGGGTCGGTAACGCGACAGGGGTAGGGCTCTCCGGCACAACTGCCCTCAAGGCTTGTGCCAACTCGCCTGTACCTACCGAAGTTCCGGACATGGCCTGATACCGGCGACGCGCTTCACTGCGGTCTTGCGCAATCAGGGCGAGTAGTTCGTCGCTGTCGACAAAGCTGTACCGCGTGTCGCCAAGATACGCGGTGTGACTGGTAAAGCGAGCGAGGTTCGGGTGATGCGTTAGCCCAAAAGTAACCGGCAGGTAATGCACGTAGCGAACAATTAGCAGCAGGCGTTGATCGCTGTAGCACACCCGCTCGGCATAGCTGTCTAAAAAGACGTTGCCGTCTCGTCCGTTGCGCTTGCTGTAGTGAACAGCATATGCCTCGCGCAAAGCTGCGAGCACCGATTGTAGACGCTTAGATGGGACAGCCACTACCAGATGCACCTGTGCTTCTAACAGGGCAAAGGCGTAAACTTTAATCTGCGCAAAGCGCTTGGTTTCGGCGATTGCCTTGATAAAGTCATGCTTGTCGTGGTCGGACGTAAACGGCGTAACTCGCGGTCGCCCCTGTAGCACGCAGTAGTAAACTTCCTGCACCCACCCTCCACCTCTCTCTGGCTGCAATTTCGCTCTCAGACCATGAATTTGCTGTAGAAGTGGAGACTCCTGCTACGCGGAAAAATCTTTCTTAGCCTATTTTCCAGGTCAAATAGGCTTCGGTACGCGGATCCTTTGGCGCCAGGAAAAGCTCGGCCGTGGGGCCTGTTTCGACTAGTTCGCCGTTTAACACAAAGGCCGTCCGGTCGGAGATGCGACTGGCTTGGTGCATGTTGTGCGTGACGATTATTACCGTGTAGTCGTGCTTTAGCTCGCTGATAAGCTCTTCAATGCGGGTCGTGCCGACAGGGTCCAAGGAAGCGCAGGGCTCATCCATTAAGAACACTTCGGGTTCAACCGCCAAAGTGCGCGCGATGCAGAGCCGCTGCTGCTGGCCGCCGGAAAGCATTCCGCCTGGGCGCCGCAGGTGATCCTTCACTTCATCCCAAAGCGCCGCTTTACGCAGGCATGCTTCCACGCGTTCGGCTATCGCGTTACCGCGAGCTACGTCGTGCAGGCGCAATCCTTGCGCTACGTTGTCAAAAACCGAGAGGTAGGGGAACGGGCTGGGTTTCTGAAAGATCATCCCCACGCGCCGGCGCAGTTCTACCGGGTCTACGGCAGGCGAGAATATGTCTTCGTCGCCTACAGCAATGCGCCCTGACGCCCTACTCCCGGCGTGCAGCTCGTGCAGACGGTTAATGCTGCGCAACAAGGTAGTCTTGCCGCAGCCTGAGGGACCGATTAAGGCGGTTACCTGCCGCGCCGGGACAGACAGAGAGACGTTCTTCACTACTTGGTTGCGCCCGTACCAAAACGAGAAGTTATCTATGCTTACACCTTGCGCCATGTTAACGCCTCCTATTACTTAGGCCCAAAACAAGTTGTGCCGTCACATTGAGCACAAGGATAACGGCGACCAGAACTAGTGCCGCACCCCAAGCCTGTGCTTGCCAGTCGACAAAGGGAGATGTGGCGTAGTGGTAAATTAAAACTGGGAGCGAGGCCGTCGGCTGAAACAAGGAATTGAGCCAAAAGCGACTGGTAAGAGCGGTGAGTAGTACCGGGGCGGTTTGCCCGGCGGCTAGTGCTATAGCCAGCATGACGCCTACAATCAGGCCGCCTGCCGCGCCGGGAAGTATCAGCCGAAAGACCGTCTGTTGTTTGGTCGCGCCTAGCGCCATAGAGGCCTCGCGCTGACTGCTTGGCACAAGGCGGAGCATCTCTTCCGCCGAAAGCGTGATTACCGGCACCATGACAATACTTAGAGCAATCCCACCTGCGAGGGCGGAGTAACTGCCTGTGCGCAAAACCAACTGGCCAAACACAAACAGACCTATCACCATAGAGGGAACGCCGGATAGGACGCGGCTAGCAAAACGGGCGAAGGCGGAGATTTTGCTGGTGGGATTTTGGTCAAGAAAGACGGCGGCCGCTATACAGATGGGCACGGCGATAAGCGCACCGACCCCCACCATTAGAAGGCTGCCAAGCAGCGCGTTCCCTATCCCACCCCCCGTTACACCAACCGGAGCGGGGAGGCTAGTCAGGAACGATATGTTCACGACGGCCAGTCCGCGGCGAAAAACATAATAGAGGATTAACGATAATACCAATGTAGCCAAGCCTGCGGCCAGTACGCACAGTGTCTCAAAAACCTGACCCGCAACTTTTCGCTTGCGTAGATTCGTCATGACCTAGGTCCCCTTTCGCAGCAGCTTGGCCCATAGCGAACCTTTGACGGCACCCTCTGCGGTCTGGCTCGGGCGGTAGAAAAACCAAGCGGCAATCAGGTTAATGGCGAGCGTGATTAAAAAGAGCAGTGTCGCTAGCAGTAGTAGCGCAGAGAGGTGCAAATCAAAGGCCTCGGGGAACTCGTTAACGATTAACGAAGCCATAGTCTGCGCCGGCGCCAAAAGGGAGACCGGAATTAAGTTCGCGTTTCCAATTACCATAGTTACGGCAATGGCCTCGCCGATAGCGCGACCGAGGCCTAAGAGGATGGCCCCGACAATGCCCGGTTTGCTGCTTGGCAAAATAACCTTTGTGACTACCTCCCAGCGCGTTGCGCCTAAGGCAAACATGGCTTCGCGCAGCTCCGTGGGCACAGCCCGCATCACTTCGCCGGAGATAGCCGTAATCGTCGGCATTACCATGATCGCGAGCACTAACGACGCTGTCAGGACGCCAATTCCGAGCGAAGGCCCGGCGAAAACAGGCAAGAAGCCTAGGTGTTCGGCCAAGAACTGACCAAGGCCGGTTCTTAACCACGGTGCGAGCACAAACAACCCCCACAGCCCGTACACTACGCTTGGCACAGCTGCCAACAGCTCCACCATGAAGGACAGAGGCCTACGCAGCCGCTGGGGGACAATCTCACTGAGAAAAACGGCGGCGCCGATACTGAGCGGTGTCGCCACAGCCAGAGCAAGGACTGCGGTGGCGAGTGTCCCGAGCAACGCCGGCACAACTCCAAACTCATTACGCATGGGGTCCCAAATCGATGTCGTCAGGAACGAGACACCAAACGCGCGCCATGCGGGTGCCGCCTGCATAGTCACCACAAGAAATATGCCGAGAACCAGCGCTATTAACCCAAGCGCCGCAAATAGGGTTATATAGTGGAAGAGGCCTTCCCGTGTATTGGCTCGCATAACAACCTTCCCTCGCATGCTTTTAATTGCTTCTTCACGCAAGCGGGGGCTACGCCGACTCGCGGCGTAAGCCCCTTACGAGCTCCGTTAAGCTCTAATTGCAGCCTTTATCTCCAGACAGGTTGCCCATTGAAGGTAATGCTCTGTAGGAGCCTGCGCACCCTGTTGATGCCGGTTTCTGTCAATGGAGAGTAGTGCAATTCCGCAGCGAATGGTTCAAGGTTACGCTCGACAATGGCCCAGCGCAGGAAGTCTACGATGGCGCGCGCTTTCGCTTCGTTGTCTTGGTCGCGATACACCAAAATCCACGTAATCCCTACTATGGGATAAGCCCTATGCGCGACTGAATCCGTGGGATGTGTCATAAACGAGGAATCTTCCATGATTAAGGCTGCTGCCGTAGCTGCCTCTACCGAGGGCGCAATAAAGTTGCCCGACCTGTTCTGCATATGAGCCATGCTCAGGAGGCTCTGCACGGCGGTGGACAATTCCACATAACCGATGGCTCCAGGGATTTGACTTACCTGTGCGGCTACACCCGCATTACCCGCGCCGCCGATGGTCGTACCTGGCCACCGCACGGTCGTGCCTTCGCCGACTTCGCTGCGCCACTGGGCACTTACTTTGGACAGGTAATTAGTAAAGATAAAGGTGGTACCGCTGGAATCGGAACGACGAACTAGGGTGATGCGCTGGTCTGGCAAAGTAAGTGTCGGGTTCTGTGCTCGGATGGAAGGGTCGTTCCAGTTTGTGACACGCCCCAAGTAAATGTCGGCGAGCGTCCCGGGCGTTAAGCGTAATCCGCTACCGATACCGCCGAGATTGTATACTACGGCAACAGCTCCCATAACAGTCGGGATATGTAGTACTTCGTTTGGCCTAACTTGGGCCTGCTGCTCCGCTGTCATCGGTGCATCCGTTCCGGCGAAATCGAATGTTCTCGCCAATATTCCGCGAATACCTGCACCAGAACCTACCGAGGCGTACTCGATTTGCACGCGCGGGCTGGTGATTGCAGCGTACTCTGTGATCAAACGGGTGTACAGTGGAAAGGGGAAACTGGCTCCGCCTGCGGTTATCCGCAGTTCACTCGTTACCGGGGAACGCATGCGCGACTGTGTTGCGCTCGTGATGCGCACTGTACGCTGGGCCTCGTCCCACTCCACGGTGGCACCGAGCGATTCGGCCACAAAGCGCACCGGCACAAAGGTCCGTCCCGCAATAATCTGCGCGGGTTGGTCGAGGGAGACTGCGCGCCCGCCGACGGTGGCACTCCTGTTGCCGATAATCAGACTAATACTAATGTTCCCTTGCCGACCGCCGACCGTTTGCGTCGCCTCGGTCCACGTAACTTCCGCACCTAGTGCTTCAAAGATAAGGCGCATCGGCACCATAGTGCGCCCGCCGATAATCTGCGGCGCGGCGTCGCCCCTGATTTCGCGCCCGTCCAGCACGATAGCAATGGGCCTAGTTTGAGCTACTGCCATAGCCGGCACCAACGAGACTAAGGTACTTAAGCAAGCCAATACAGCCAGTACACGAACGAATAATGTGTGCTTTCTCATAGCAATCTACCCTCCCGGCAATTTTGGTGACTCATCTCACCGCCATGAGGGTAACACGGTGTTGTTAAGCCGAGGTTAAAGTAGTGGCAAATCTTGCACAAGGCTACCGCGCCAGTAATCGTAGCGCCGCTTGCCGACGGTTAAGCGACCTACCTCTATCGCCGCGGCCGGGCAGAGATTGACGCAGCGCATGCAGTGCTCACAGCCTTTGTGCCAGCGCGGCCTTTCGTTTTGCATGGTGATGACTTTAACAGGGCAAAGGTCTTCGCAGACTCCACACCCGGTGCACTTTTCCGTGGCGCGATAGAACTTGTGTACGTGCAGAAGCCCTTTCTGGAAGCCACTGTACGCAAGGCGCAGCAGGTACCACTTGGACATCTTGCGTGGAACTGCGGTGCCGTTAGCCACGGCGAGCGCTAATTCGCGCGCGCGACTGCACCCTTCTGCTATCTGTGACTCGGCTTCGCTTGGCACGACAGCTTCGCGGCCGAGAATGTAGTTGCTCGGCATCAGTATCCAATCGGAGGCGACGACCCGGTAGCCCTTCGAGCTCAGCGCTTCTGCCACCATGGCAGGCGCTGGACCGGCCATACCGGCGGCATTAGCAAACACAGCTGCCCGACGGCCTTCGCCCTTTGGCAGCTGCTCTACAAACTTGTTGACTATGCGCGGGGCACCAAAGCAGTACACAGGAAAGAAAATGCTCAGCAGTTCTGTAGGCTTGCCTCCTGCGTATGCGGTTACGTCCACCAGCTCTACTTGGCAACCACGCGCAATAAGTGTTTCAGCATACGCTCTTGCTAGGACTAGGGTATTGCCTGTGCCTGAGAAAAAATAGACATGCGAGTTAGGCATGTCGCACTCCTCCGGCAGACCGTGCTCAAACGGGAGTTGTAGCAGGTGATAATTGCGTGGTTAACCGAGTATTTCACGGAAAATGACGATGCGAACCCGGTTCGGCCAGAGCACAAAAGAAATGGCTACCGCCTTACTAGCCAGTTCCTTGAGCATCCGTTCCACGCCGAGCAGCGAAATCGCCCGCTTGAGGTTATACCCTAAAAATGCCAAGGAAGCCTCCGCCCTGAC
It encodes the following:
- a CDS encoding spore germination protein, whose product is MARKARNLLRKPRPLVCHARKAIPGELTGNLDEDCETLKRLIGTEGDLEWRLLYSRGHHRAALFYFANMVDVTLLSQGVIRPIQRYECPLEPAVLAQAVVEVPGYNMARAALELAQAIAGGQAVLVCDGYREGLILDATKVAERNIERAASEDVLIGPHDSFSESLDTNLALLRKRLSSPNLKHKLLNVGRVSSTGVAVLYVAGIVNDKLVEEVLQRIERLDIDHLYARSLGDLICDTPLAILPLLRNTERPPRAVAALLEGRVIVIVDGDPGALIIPSFAPEALQSAEDYYERPAVATFLRGVRLLGTIIAAFLPGLWVAAVGFHHAILPPALFRSIQAAREGVPLPTVVEMIVLLIAFDIIVEASTRMPMRVGQALGIVGGIILGQAAVQAGFVSPGKVIIVSLTGLATFTQPSPALLGPLRVIKYVVLVFCSALGLFGATWSIILLALQVSSFRSFGYPYMYPLSPFAWRGALDVFVRAPMQWQPLRPTLQSENTRRMGKTPSLSKRRPGGDA
- a CDS encoding 4Fe-4S binding protein — encoded protein: MSYFHSVRLDAERCKGCTNCIKLCPTEAIRVRDGKAVIMEERCIDCGECIRVCPNNAKSAYSDGLQKLQHFAYRIALPAPSLYGQFRQDITARQLQSALRLIGFDDVFEVGQAADYITCALRSFLRDNPERTWISSSCPAIVRLIQVKFPELLPQLMPLDTPMELAAQLAKQRAYAKWGPRAQVGAFFITPCPAKTTAVHQPEGNPSHVDGTISISEAYGALLKVLPAADDTLPAHMGRFGAGWALPGGETIALGKTRSLAANGVRDVSHLFEELELGHVDGIDFIEAQACPGGCLGGPLTVANYFVSRVRLERLLPHLPLVATEDCAHITPLISFTQPLRPRPILPLDSDVSAAIRLLEHLEELLQGLPQLDCGACGAPSCRALAEDIVRGLATETDCVIKLRDKVKRLALEMVDLATKLPPAMGREG
- a CDS encoding serine kinase, whose protein sequence is MLSNVMATCPGHCLWITVQCHINVVGVASLLDVQAVVLVGGAAPEQAVLKKAREVGVTLLATHDSAFNLCGKLYNLGVRGVKRHELTLKSGGVL
- a CDS encoding (2Fe-2S) ferredoxin domain-containing protein, which codes for MKSLQELKAMRERMGEGKQVTRSTGTTKITVAMGTCGIAAGARSVLLAIMSELAQTGHSDTTVAQTGCLGMCEREPLVEVVHDGQTTLYAYVNAERARQIVRDLGLPNA
- a CDS encoding NAD(P)H-dependent oxidoreductase subunit E — encoded protein: MTEQQTSTSRRQSILPYVNEPGGLLKALHVLQNASPDHFLAPSDLKLVAEVFGVPEAKVWGTATFYSLYATTPRGRHIIRVCESAPCYVVGAMDILKALEESLGVKPGETTGDGRFTLEVASCLGVCGVAPALMIDMDVHGNLSRDKLSAILAEYV
- the nuoF gene encoding NADH-quinone oxidoreductase subunit NuoF, producing MKYYRAHVLVCSGSNCAIKGCRSIKQTCEQEIARHGLQGEVKVVDTGCLGLCEQGPALVVYPEGVMYGRLTTNDVAEIVAEHLLKGRLVHRLMQQPTGPTGEVSPLAMTPFFQKQKRVVLKNCGMIDPESIEDYVRAGGYTALATALDTMTPERVIDEIKQSGLRGRGGAGFLTGRKWEFTRAAAGQQKYLICNADEGEPGTFKDRLILEGDPHLIIEGMAIAGYAIGATRGIIYIRGEYELSIQRMEQAIRQARENGLLGSAILGSVCSFDLEVCAGAGAYVCGEETALIESLEGNRGEPRFKPPYPAQKGLWGLPTSVNNVETLANVPSIIENGAAWYRSLGTPSSPGTKVFTLTGNIVNSGLIEVPMGITLREVIYEIGGGIPGGRKFKMAQTGGTSGGCLAPAHLDIPMDYDSLQSHGSSLGSGALLIMDDSHCIVDLTRCFLKFFVHESCGQCTPCREGTPALYHLLTKVSAGEASRADMELIHRLSRTLQSSSLCALGQTAPVPVLSALQHFSSEIEAHLAGCCPADKCVIGKAVDRSAD